The following coding sequences are from one Amphiprion ocellaris isolate individual 3 ecotype Okinawa chromosome 19, ASM2253959v1, whole genome shotgun sequence window:
- the LOC111569028 gene encoding myeloid-associated differentiation marker-like has product MVHVDLHSVTQPVGIMRIMAAILTCMCFILVATAGYVSSPYWAWCMFTWCFCFFFTLCILILEFTTLSTKVPFAWDDFTAAFAMLAGLLCLSASIIYPIFFTCSICHRAIGASVVSWVCFAVYAGEVVITRLRPSGQTSGFLSTLPGIMKMLETFFACLIFMSLETGQYSGSPGLQWCVAVYSLCFIFALLISLLTLGQLTLRFPFSFDKLVIVYNVLAAVMYMTAMVIWPLYSFRNNKRPSNCSSPCPWDKLLVVTFMTIFNAIVYMLDSIYSVRLVFCVSRE; this is encoded by the coding sequence ATGGTCCATGTGGATCTGCACTCCGTCACCCAGCCAGTGGGCATCATGCGGATCATGGCGGCGATTCTCACCTGCATGTGCTTCATCCTGGTGGCGACAGCGGGCTATGTGTCGTCTCCGTACTGGGCGTGGTGCATGTTCACCTGgtgcttctgcttcttcttcaccCTTTGCATTCTCATCCTGGAGTTCACCACGCTCAGCACCAAGGTGCCTTTCGCCTGGGATGACTTCACGGCTGCCTTCGCCATGCTGGCGGGTCTCCTGTGCCTGTCCGCCTCCATCATCTACCCCATCTTCTTCACCTGCAGCATCTGCCACCGGGCCATCGGCGCCTCCGTGGTGTCCTGGGTGTGTTTTGCTGTGTACGCAGGCGAGGTGGTCATAACTCGCCTTCGTCCGAGCGGCCAGACCAGCGGCTTCCTCTCCACGCTGCCCGGCATCATGAAGATGCTGGAGACCTTCTTCGCCTGCCTCATCTTCATGTCCCTGGAGACGGGCCAGTACTCGGGGTCTCCGGGGCTGCAGTGGTGCGTCGCCGTGTACTCGCTGTGTTTCATCTTTGCCCTCCTCATAAGCCTGCTCACCCTCGGACAGCTGACCCTTCGCTTTCCGTTCTCCTTTGACAAGCTGGTGATCGTCTACAACGTTTTGGCAGCTGTGATGTATATGACGGCTATGGTGATCTGGCCACTGTACAGCTTCCGCAACAATAAGAGACCCAGTAACTGCAGCTCGCCCTGTCCCTGGGATAAACTGCTGGTGGTGACCTTCATGACCATCTTCAACGCTATCGTctacatgctggactccatctacTCTGTACGTCTTGTGTTCTGTGTCAGCAGAGAGTGA
- the LOC111569026 gene encoding myeloid-associated differentiation marker homolog: MVTLDLKAVTTPVGILRLLAVVLTCITFSLVASVGYTTETFWTYCMFTWCFCFCVTILIIVLELTSLSAKLPISWNDFTTAFAMLAGLMVLVASIVYPRFYACQTCGRQIGASVTSWLCYIVYLTEVILTRAKPGEISGFLSTVPGLLKVLEAFVACVIFICLDYTGYYVFAGLKWCVAVYSICFIFAILVIILTICRLLTRFPAPFDKVLIVCNVLAVLMYITAAVIWPLYSFRNNPRPSLCDLPNVFCGWDLLVVITVMTYLNLIAYIVDTVYSFRLVFFVSRTAE; this comes from the exons ATGGTTACCCTGGACCTGAAGGCAGTGACAACGCCGGTGGGCATTTTGCGGCTACTGGCGGTGGTCCTGACCTGCATCACCTTCAGCTTGGTGGCATCAGTGGGCTACACCACTGAAACCTTCTGGACGTACTGCATGTTCACCTGGTGCTTCTGCTTCTGCGTCACCATACTCATAATCGTGCTGGAACTCACCAGTCTCAGTGCAAAGCTGCCCATCTCCTGGAATGACTTCACCACCGCTTTTGCCATGTTGGCCGGCCTCATG GTGCTGGTAGCATCCATCGTCTATCCCAGATTCTACGCTTGCCAGACATGCGGCAGACAAATCGGTGCCTCAGTCACTTCCTGGCTTTGCTACATCGTttacctcacagaggttatctTGACTCGAGCCAAGCCTGGAGAGATCAGTGGGTTTCTTTCCACCGTCCCAGGTCTCCTCAAGGTTCTGGAAGCCTTTGTGGCCtgcgtcatcttcatctgtttgGACTACACCGGCTACTACGTGTTCGCAGGGCTCAAGTGGTGTGTGGCCGTCTACTccatttgcttcatttttgccaTCCTTGTCATCATTTTGACCATCTGCCGCCTGCTGACTCGCTTTCCTGCACCATTTGACAAAGTGCTGATTGTCTGTAACGTGCTGGCGGTGCTGATGTACATCACTGCTGCAGTCATTTGGCCGCTGTACAGCTTCAGGAACAATCCCAGACCGAGCCTCTGCGATCTACCGAATGTCTTCTGTGGTTGGGATTTGTTAGTTGTCATCACTGTCATGACCTACCTGAACCTCATTGCTTACATCGTGGACACGGTTTACTCTTTCAGGCTGGTCTTCTTCGTCAGCCGTACAGCTGAATAA
- the LOC111586062 gene encoding LITAF domain-containing protein-like isoform X1, producing the protein MEKGEDPAPPYPGQPANYGAAPPPGMYPQPGFIPAGAPPAGYQAGLPYTTPTMVPVTVQTGHVIVTPALQDIPGQTVCPHCQQSVTTTTELKPGLLTWAVCGGLAIFGCCLCCCIPFCIDACKDVEHSCPSCHKVIYIYKRM; encoded by the exons ATGGAAAAAGGAGAAGACCCAGCTCCACCCTACCCCGGCCAGCCGGCCAACTATGGAGCAGCGCCTCCACCAGGAATGTACCCTCAGCCGGGCTTCATCCCTGCAGGAGCTCCCCCTGCTGGATACCAGGCAG GTCTTCCTTATACTACCCCCACCATGGTACCTGTTACAG TCCAAACAGGTCATGTGATCGTAACTCCAGCACTTCAGGACATCCCAGGACAAACCGTGTGTCCCCACTGCCAGCAGTCAGTAACCACCACCACAGAGCTCAAACCGGGTCTGTTGACCTGGGCTGTCTGCGGTGGCCTTGCCATCTTTGG GTgctgtctttgctgctgtatCCCATTCTGCATTGATGCCTGTAAAGATGTGGAGCACAGCTGTCCATCCTGCCACAAAGTTATCTACATATACAAGCGAATGTGA
- the LOC111586062 gene encoding LITAF domain-containing protein-like isoform X2 has translation MEKGEDPAPPYPGQPANYGAAPPPGMYPQPGFIPAGAPPAGYQAVQTGHVIVTPALQDIPGQTVCPHCQQSVTTTTELKPGLLTWAVCGGLAIFGCCLCCCIPFCIDACKDVEHSCPSCHKVIYIYKRM, from the exons ATGGAAAAAGGAGAAGACCCAGCTCCACCCTACCCCGGCCAGCCGGCCAACTATGGAGCAGCGCCTCCACCAGGAATGTACCCTCAGCCGGGCTTCATCCCTGCAGGAGCTCCCCCTGCTGGATACCAGGCAG TCCAAACAGGTCATGTGATCGTAACTCCAGCACTTCAGGACATCCCAGGACAAACCGTGTGTCCCCACTGCCAGCAGTCAGTAACCACCACCACAGAGCTCAAACCGGGTCTGTTGACCTGGGCTGTCTGCGGTGGCCTTGCCATCTTTGG GTgctgtctttgctgctgtatCCCATTCTGCATTGATGCCTGTAAAGATGTGGAGCACAGCTGTCCATCCTGCCACAAAGTTATCTACATATACAAGCGAATGTGA